The window ACCTTCTAAACTTTCCTGATATTGGAAACATTTCCTAATCATAGTCTTCCTACATGTAGTTAGCGCTCCGATATTTAGttaccctcccccacccccaggaaacTAAAAGTAGTCCTTTTGCTAGTGTTTGCCTGCTCAGTACCGATTAGAGTTAACAAATAGACTCTGCGCTGCCTCTAGCGCGAAGCACCTGCTCCACGGGAAATGGCACTTCACTACTTTTGGCTAATTCTGCGTTTTTCCATTCCTAGGAACAAATTAACAGAATCCACTTTTGACAAAAACCCACATCTCTCAAGCTGTCTGTTTTGTTAGATGATTGTCAAGGACCCAGCATCAGTGGCTTTGGCCGGCTTACCAAGGACCTGCTGTCGTTACAGCATCCCACAGGTCCATTGGAAATGCAGGGCCAGCCCTGGAAGAGTGCTGGATCCCCTCTTCCATGCAGCTCTTTATGGATGTCACGAACCACTAGCTCAGTTCTTGGAGATATCGGATGACTTCTAAGTTTAATGGCTTGACACAGTTCCAAAGTCAGTTATGACACTTCCACAGGATACGAGTATGCATGTCTTACTAgagattatttttgaaagagtgaTTTCAAATGATGATATTTTCTGTTGCCTCCTTTACCAGCCTTCTGGCTTTAGACCAACGGGAAGAACTAGTGGATTTACCGAAAGACTGCCCGTTGAGCGCCAGTGAAGACGAGGTGGGTGACAGCTGCTCAACTGTCCTCAAAAGCGAGGATACACTGCACATTCTTAGAAAGGATTGCAGTGGGAACATTCCCTATATATTTGCTTAATCTCAAATTCCAGTTCATTAGAACTTCATGTTAAGTGCTGTGTAAGTTTGGAGACTGTGTAAGTTACAATCACTGTCCTGTCTGCTTTCATTTATGAGCCCCAaatacatgttcttttttttttttttttttaagatttattattattggaaagccggatatacacagaggaggagagacagagaggaagatcttccgtccgatgtttcattccccaagtgagcacaacggctggtgctgtgctgatcagaagccgggaaccaggaacctcttctgggtctcccacgcaggtgcagggtcccaaggctgtgggccatcctccactgctttcccaggccacaagcagggagctggataggaagtggagctgccaggattagaaccggcgcccacatgggatcccggggcgttcacggcgaggactttagctgctaggccatgccgccgggccccaaatacaTGTTCTTATAAGATCTCTCAGGTATGGATTTTGGTGGAGTTACTTAACAACGCTACTTAAATATGTATGTCTATATATGCTTTAATAATGGTGGGGGGTTGCTTTTTTTCCCTAGGAAAAGACACCTTAGTGACTGGCTGTAACTTATATGTGTCAGTATTTTGGTGTCAAGCTATACAACCACATTCTGTAGAGAaacatcaacttttttttcttctcaaaacaAGTTAAGACAAGCGAATGACTTTAGTTCCCAAGTTGCTAAGGATCCATGTCGCTTCTTATGGGGGAGTTTGGATTTTGAAGTTCTTTGAAACAAGATGCCTCATTCAAGATACCTGTCTGGTTCCTCAGTTCTCTACTGACCAAAGGAATGAAAAGTTTAACATGGCCCCcattttccacattgtttctCCCCCTACCCTCCATCAACATTCTGACAGTTTTCCCTTTTCTGTGTCTAGGCGGAGACTGATGGAGAGAGAAAACACCAAAAGCTTCTGGAAGCTATCAGTTCCCTCGATGGAAAGAATAGGTAACAATTTGCCTTGTTTGAGCAGGTTCCGGTTAGCTGATTCCATGCAACTGCTTTGCAACTTCATTCAATGCCTAATGTAAAGATCGAACAGTGCCTGGAACATAGAAAGCATTATGTAATTGCTAGCTATTATTCTTCGTGCCATTATTTGTGTCAGACCTTCAATTATTTGGATACTAAGTTAAATGTGTTTTCCACTATACTTCATTATCTTGTTTTAGATGGTTAAATATGCATAAAGAAAAAGAGTCAAGGGTTAGATTACCAAATCCAGGTTAGGAACAGATTTCCTGGTTGCTTTGGAGTAAAACTTGCACCTACAAAGCAAGACttatttaaagagagaagtgTTTGGTCCTCCGACACACACCCCATAAAATCAATCCATTCCTATTAAATTCTTTTGCCTAATTTCAGGCGGAAATTGGCTGAGAGGTCTGAGGCTAGTCTGAAGGTGTCAGAGTTCAACGTCAGTTGTGAAGGTaagttttacaaagaaaaatatctaacCAAGTTGcccagctaaagtccctgccttgcttgcaccaggatcccatatggccccggATTCATATCCccgactattccacttcccatccagctcgctgcttgtggcctgggaaagcagtagaggacagcccaaagctttgggaccctgcacttgcatgggagacccagaagaggttgcgggctcctgtctttgaatgggctcagctccagccattgaggccatttggggaataaaccggctgatggaggatctttctttctgtctccttcgcTCTGTggatatgattttccaataaaaatgaatacatcttggaaaaaaagcagaaaactatCTAAAATAGAGCCTATGGAGCTCCAAAAGCTTAGTGGTCACCTCACTACCCTCCAGCTCCCCCTCTCCCAGAATGATATAGTCAAGTGACTGAGTAGCTACTTTAGATTGGTTGTTCATGAGAGGTCTTTGAAGAAAACAAACTTGTAGCTGAGATGTGAAAGATAAGAGAAGTCTCAAAGTTGAGGGAAAACATTGCAGTCAAGAGAACAGCTAGTGTGACAGTTTTAACTTATAATGTATATAGGttaaatatatgtatagatgTAAATTGAACAATGTAGGAATTTTATACCATTGAAATATTCACAGAATTGAGAACTTGATACTTACTGGGCTCAGGAAGAAACAGGTAAGGATGTTTGATGACTAGAAAGGTGGCTTGTGTGACTAGAGCATAGTGGAAAGTGGGGAGTGATGTGAAGGTGGAAAGCCACTCAGGGACCAGGTTCCATAGGGCTGTGTCCTTTACCTTTGTAGGCGATTTTTCAGCAAGTTCATGGTGCTGATTTGCATGGTGACCCCCTGAGGAATGAATTCCCAAGGGGTttgttagttttttgttgtttgttttgtttcacttctCAGTCTAACCAGAAGGTTTGGCCTTTATACAGGAACAGGTGAAAAGTTAGTCCTTTCAGATCTGCTCGGGCCTGTCAAAGCTTCATCCTCATTGGCCACTGTGAAAAAGCAACTGAACAGAGTCAAATCAAAAAAGACTCTGGAATTACCTCTTAACAAAGAAGAGGTTGAACGGGTAAGTCACTGAGAAAGTGGTTCCCTGTTGGGAAGAAACGGAGTTGACAAGAAAAGATGGGGTTAAtctaaaaagaagttaaaatttgTTTGACCACAGGCAAGATTAAAAATGGCAGCCCCAAGAGGGTAAGCCAGAGCCATTGTCCAGCATCCTGATTCTTGGGGCTAGAAAACAACATTACCTCCTACTTTCTTGTTACTCTGTTGGATTTGATACATAATCTCACGGGACTTTGCCTGCTTCAGATCCACAGAGAAGTGGCATTCAATAAAACCTCCCAAGTCCTCTCCAAATGGGATCCTATTGTTCAGAAGAACCGCCAAGCAAAGCAACTGGTGTTTCCCCTGGAGAAGGAGCAGGCAGTCTTTGCTCCCATTGAGCATGTGCTAGGCGGCTGGAAGGTGAGTACAGCGAAATGAAACTGAACTTTGGAAAGTCATGTTGTGCAATGTGCAGATTTCACAGCCAACAGTTGATGTGATTGGACAGATGAAACCTAACTCTCCCACCTTATGTCACCTTAGTTTAGCCAACAGAAAGAGAAGTGGGCAGTAGCAGAGCACTTGCTTGTAGTACATAAGACTTGGttatatttttgcattaaaacaGCTGTCAGTGTAAATGACCAATTCTGATCCTagggaaagtaaaataaatgttgttAGCCAAGTTAGCTAAAACTCAAGTATCTGCTGATAATGGGGATAAAtatttctgatgatttttttgaaagtcactaCCATTCTCTTTCTAGAATGCTTCCTTTTCTACATGAAAAAAGATTAGTTTTAAAGTGCGGCTGCAGGGTAAAGAgagactttagaaaaaaaatcagagatattCGGGTATGCgagattcaaaaataaaaaaaagtatagaaaatACCTAGTAACAAATCTGATTGCCCCCATGCCCTGGCCCATCTACTGATTTTTAGCCTATACTTAAACCAGAAGTAATTACTTTGCTaagattttcactgtggttgttaaagttttatttatgtctTCATGGTTACTTCCATTTTAGTTGCAAAAATGGTAGTATCTGTACCTTGCTTTTTCCAAATGACACTAATCTGGGAAATAGCAAAATGCCAGTTTGGTTATGAAGGAAGAAATGGCAGGGGAGGAAGAGGTTACAATAATTCTGGTCCAACCTCTTCAGGACAGAGTGGGGCCCAAATGCTATGTGTTGAATGCACTGTGCCATTCGTTTCATTCTAAAATTACATCAGTGTGGCACACAGATAGAGTACTTAGTTCAAGGGGTGATATTTAGCTAGCAACTCCTTCCTTATAGCTTGGAGTGAAAAGTCCCAAAGACTAGTAGATACTAGAGTTTctgggattttatttatttatttattttgatcataAAAATCTGTACTAATTTCCCAAGATTTCACTATAGCTGAGAAGAATTAAATGAACTTATGCATGAGTAAGCATTTGTAAACTACAAAGTACTCGAAGTAAGGTTCTTCACACTTTCCCATGCTGATAGGCTCCACTAGTATTTGACTGAACTCATCATCAGCTAGGAGGGTGGGAGGATTCTGCTGCTATAAAGTGCTGCCACATTCCCCTACTGGAGattggaaattaacaacactagcATTTAgaggctatgaaaaaaaaaaaaaaaaagatagtgagGAAGCCTCTTTTCTAACCCAGGGTGTGAAACCTGGTTTATTAAAAGTGGAGTTAGGTTTTAAAGTTTTTCCAAAATGCAGTAAATCTTGTCATTATCAAATGGGGGGAAATGCGCTTTGGAAAGAGCTGGTGTTGTCTACTCTCATCTTCCCCTCCTTCTTTCAAACTGCAATCCCATATTTCATATGACCAACAAATATCacctaggtcttccacatatgcACCTTGAATTTTAGCACAATCCGAAGGAAGTTCTGCGCTTCCTTTCTCCAGTCTCCCAAAACATGCAGCACCACATCACCACcttcattctgtaactctgagtGGTATAAATCCCCGCCCCGTTACCCAGGCTGAAAGCTTGTCATCTGGTTCCTGTTTATCCCCTTGACTgtcccccctccccagcccataCAGCTGGCTAGTCCTATCAATTCTGTCTCTGTAATAGCTCTGCGAACCCTGGTTTCTCTTTGCATTTTCGTTGTCACTCTCCTGGTAGAGCGCCTCATCGCCTTTCATTTGGAAACTTGACATCTGTCCTCAACAATATCACCAGGTCTTTCTTTCTAAAACAGAAAACTGATTGCCACTCTGCTGCTTAACATCTCTCCAAGGCTCTCTCTCACCTGTAGAATAAAAACGAAAGTACTTTGCTTTTTAGCTACCCTGGACAACACATTGCTCTTTGACCTACCACTCATTTCCCTATAGCTGGTTTCCCCTTATGCTCATTTCTTGGTTTCAGCTGTTTTCATCCTGACAGAATTGTACTTAGGCCTTAAAAGGCTAATTCAAAAAACATACTGCTTTCCCCCAAGCCTAGCTTACCTCCTAATGAGAATTAATGGTTCCTTCGCCTATGATTGATGACCACTGTAGAATGATGCTTAGCCTATTGTGTGATGTTGCTAGTGGcgtttgggtttgtttgtttttggctccGAGAGGCTGTAAGCTCTATGAGGACAGGAACTATCCTAATTATGTATTCATGGCACGCCACACGAGTGCTGAGAATGGAGCTGCAATCAATAAGTGTGAATTGAATTGCAGATTACAACATTGTATTATAAATCACTTTGTAGCCTGTGACCGATCACTGCTGAAAATACTAAAACTGGAAGAACATGCACTTTTATTATGCAGGAGAATGTGTTTATGGCTAAATCAATAGCACTGTGTGGCATGATGATGTGTGTTGATGTGTTTGTCCAGATATTTGCAAAGTTGATAGTGACCATGATGTGTGTGGCTATTGGAGAAAACCACACATAATATGTGTGCAGTTTGCAATTGGCCTTGTTGACTGGTGCCGTCTTTGTTCCTTGCTAGAGTGGACCATGGCATGATTATTTTAGTTGGCCTCACAATTTCAGTTCAAGATGCAATCGGGGTCTTTTGTTGACATGTGAAATAGCTGGTATAGAATTCATGCATTTCATATGGATAGACTCTAGCTTGCTGCAAAAATTAACTGGGAACTGAGGAGTCAGAGCCAAAGGTACAAAATGAGTTAGGTTTGAACTATCCAGAAACAGGTCATGAaagtcaattattttttaaagttagtttCGTACACAGTATCCTTTTGTACTCAGGAAGTTAAAATACAGACCCTTGCCATCAAGTAATTGTAGACTATGCCTAGGTTGTcatgtttttctcatttcctttcatcAATAATTCATGATATCCAAAGACATAAATGTACCAGTTGGCTGTGGTTAGAAACAGGTCGAGGTTCTCTGAGCTGTTATGTAGATACACTTCCCAGTTATACAGTCATTGCCAAATGATGCTTAAGATCCAacctttcgggcccggcggcgtggcctagcagctgaagtcctcgccttgaatgccccgggatcccatatgggcaccggttctaatcccggcagctccacttcccatccagctccctgcttgtggcctgggaaagcagtggaggatggcccaaagccttgggaccctgcacccgtgtgggagacccagaagaggttcctggttcccggcttctgatcggcacagcaccagccattgcgctcacttggggagtgaatcattgggcggaagatcttcctctctgtctctcctctctgtatatctgactttgtaataaaaaaataaataaatcttaaaaaaaaagatccaacctttccccccaccccttccctctgGAAATAttcttttgcttatttgagagacagggagcttccatccactggttgattccccaaatgctcacagtagtCAGGGATGGAGTGGAACCAGTCTGGGAAGCAGGtcacagttcaggtctcccattgggtgaGGAAGCCTAATTACCCCagtcatcactactgcctcccagcatctgcatcTGCTGAGAAGAGGAACCGGGCACTGAAGCCAAgattgaacccagacacttccATAAGGGTCGTGAGCTTCTTAATATTAGTAGCCTAAGCACCAGTTCCTTGTGAACAGCCCCTGTATTGTTAAGTATATTTGAGGCGCACATTTGCCTTATAACTGGGAATCCCAGACTGTTATAATGAAGACAGTTTCTGAGTGGGCATTTAGGCTGGTGGTTCCAAACAGGAGCACTTGGAGTGGATTCCCagttctgctcctgactccagcttatTGCCAGTACAGGTGCTGTGAAGcatcagtgatggctcaactgggttcctgccacccatatgggagaactggattatGTTGCTGGTTCCCAGTTTTAGCCCTCAACGGCATCCCACTTAGATGCTTGAGAGAATGGATTTCGGTTTTGTACATATTGGGAACCTGAACACAGAGTAATACCACTGAACACTGAGTAATACCAAAGAATATTGAATccctttcctgaagtttcttAAACCAGAATAAAATGAGGTTTTATTTAACAAGCAAACCTAGAACATGTTTCTCTTGCTGTAACCAGCAAGTCAGATCCGGTTAGTGATTATAGTTATAAAGCCACCAATTAGCCAGATGTAGGACTGTTAAagagagagaactggaagaacaTGGCCTAAGATTTCCCCTACTCTTACCTCCTTAAGGCAAGAACCCCCCTGGAGCAGGAAGTCTTTAACCTCCTCCATAAGAACAAGCAGCCAGTGACTGACCCTTTGCTGACTCCTGTGGAAAAGGCCTCTCtgaaagccatgagcctggaagaGGTAAGTGTCATGGGCCCCTTGACCGGCACAGGCCTGCTGAGTTCTTCCCAGTGTCTGCCCTTGGGCCCAGTGTCACCGTGAGTGCCGTTTGCTTACAGGCTAAGATGCGCCGCGCAGAGCTTCAGAGGGCCCGGGCTCTGCAGTCCTACTATGAGGCCAAAGCAcgaagagagaagaaaatcaaaagcaaaaagtAAGGCGTGCCAATAAGCTGCTGTACTGTGGCTGATCCTGAGAGAGCCTTTGTTGGCTTTGGTGGTGATTGAGTTCATGTGGAAGTGATCCCAACTGACACTTTTGCCTATAGCTGCGCCTTTCattttgggttttgcttttttttccccctaattgaTTGATTTGACAaagtgggagggaggggcagggagagctcctacatccattggttcaactTCCAGATGGCTACatcagccagggttgagccaggttaaagccaggagcttcatctctgtcctgcgtaggtgcaggggcccaaggacttgggacatctcccactgctcccaggccattagcaaggatctagatgggaagtgaacagccagaactcaaaccagtagtcctatgggatgctgacatcacagactGCGGCTGTACCTATTACACTGCAATAGCGGCCCCCTActattcttgttttcttttctctccaagTTCTGCATCCAGCAGCTGTTGAGGCCAGTAGGACTTTTTGCCTGGTTTTCTtattgtttgtttggttggttgattttgtttagttttgcctCTTTGAAACTTAATATGCTTCTCCCTTGAGCTCTGCATGGGTGTGCCCCTGGGGACTCTAGGGAGCAACAGTCCCGCCAGCCCACTAAGCTGCCAACCCCTTGGCCTCCCCCTAGTCAGCTAGCTTTGTGAGATCCAGTCTGTCCCTTGCATGTAAGGAAACCCCTTGGGTAGTATGAGCACTTGCCTCCGTGGTATCAGTGCTGCAGCTCAGTCTCCACATGCTTCCCTCCTCGCCCTCTGCCTTCTGCAGGTATCATAAGATTTTGAGGAAAGGAAAGGCCAAGAACGCCCTCAAAGACTTTGAGCACCTGCGGAAGGTTAATCCACTTGCTGCACTGGTAGAACTGGAGAAAATGGAAAGGGCCAGAATGATGGTGAGCTTGCTCCTTGTCCCTGCCCCCTCTGAAGCTACTTGCCCTGGAAGGCACGGAGGAGGTCACAGTGCTCCTTTCTTTTCAGGAGCGAATGAGCTTAAAGCACCAGAACAGTGGCAAATGGGCCAAGTCAAAGGCAATCATGGCCAAGTACGACCTGGAGGTAAGGCAACAGAAGAGCGACACTGGAGGAAAGAATGGGATATTGGTCCCGAAGGATGCCAGAAGCAGCAGGGTTAGAGAAGTCATGAGGCTGGATGTAGAACCAGAAAAACTAAAACAGCATCGGACAAATCCATaaggcagagaagaaaatgaacaggaaCAGCATTGAAGGCCAAGTCCAGTAAGGGGGGAGGATTCTTTTTAATCCTTGGTCACATTGATTCCTTAGgaacccaaaaaaaaaaaaaaggtcttcctttttattccatttattcCATGGCATTGGCACAGTGGTGTGTGTACAGTGTAAGCAGGAAATACTTAATAAGGCCAGTTGAGGGGAGGcagcttttaaaaatagactcGGGAAAGGTGTTATTGTGGTCGCTAATGATACAGCTCCGTGCTGTGACTCCTTTCGCCAGGCTCGCCAGGCTATGCAGGAGCAGTTAGCCAAGAACAAAGAATTGACGCAGAAACTGCAGGCATCCTCCAtgagcgaggaggaggaggagggcggggCCACCGAAGAAGGGGAAGAACTTGTCCCTGATGCAGTGAATGAAGTCCAAACCAATGCAGACGGACCAAACCCCTGGATGCTCAGGGCCCGCACCAGTGACCCTACAGGAACTGTAATCCAGAAGGACCCTGACGAGCAGCCAGAACCCATGGCCCCTGAGATGACTGGAAGCGAGGAGGATGAAAAGCCAGTGCCAGAGGAAGAAGCTTTGTTGAAAGAGTTTGCAGAAAGGCGATCTCTTAGGAAAAGAGCTGAGCTCACCCAAGATGCTGTGCCAGGGGACAGTCGGGAACCTCAAGGTGAGCTGGGATGCGACCAGGAGAGCTTAG is drawn from Ochotona princeps isolate mOchPri1 chromosome X, mOchPri1.hap1, whole genome shotgun sequence and contains these coding sequences:
- the UTP14A gene encoding U3 small nucleolar RNA-associated protein 14 homolog A → MSAIRHAKSLLALDQREELVDLPKDCPLSASEDEAETDGERKHQKLLEAISSLDGKNRRKLAERSEASLKVSEFNVSCEGTGEKLVLSDLLGPVKASSSLATVKKQLNRVKSKKTLELPLNKEEVERIHREVAFNKTSQVLSKWDPIVQKNRQAKQLVFPLEKEQAVFAPIEHVLGGWKARTPLEQEVFNLLHKNKQPVTDPLLTPVEKASLKAMSLEEAKMRRAELQRARALQSYYEAKARREKKIKSKKYHKILRKGKAKNALKDFEHLRKVNPLAALVELEKMERARMMERMSLKHQNSGKWAKSKAIMAKYDLEARQAMQEQLAKNKELTQKLQASSMSEEEEEGGATEEGEELVPDAVNEVQTNADGPNPWMLRARTSDPTGTVIQKDPDEQPEPMAPEMTGSEEDEKPVPEEEALLKEFAERRSLRKRAELTQDAVPGDSREPQDSNTQEVLSELRTLSQKFNKDNHRAKKQKVSSVGTAVQAKREEAAPAPEEEEPLLLQRPERVQTLEELDDLGKRGDLPQQEPPRPTAQGQRARSSDAPTGKKKKEQMIDLQNLLTTKSPSVKSLAVPTIQELEDEKERDQKQIIKEAFAGDDVIRDFLREKREAVEASKPKDVDLTLPGWGEWGGVGLKPSAKKRRRFLIKAPEGPPRKDKNLPNVIINEKRNIHVAAHQVHVLPYPFTHHQQFERTIQTPIGSTWNTQRAFQKLTAPKIVTKPGHIIKPIKAEDVGYRSSPRSDLSVMQNNPKRLSTSQRKQLQNTSAD